In one window of Poriferisphaera corsica DNA:
- the bioA gene encoding adenosylmethionine--8-amino-7-oxononanoate transaminase has protein sequence MKNYTTDEWIALDHKHVWHPFTPMGYWREQKPLVIERGEGDFLIDTDGKRYIDGVSSLWCNVHGHQVKEIDDAVKTQLGKIAHTTLLGMASPPSIEVAKRLSEMCPGRLNKVFFSDAGATAVEVAFKMAVGYWFHQGMPEKCKFIGLAGAYHGDTTGTMSVGYSDLFHKPFISMVFPVSSFPAPDTCRPPHGFEKSMPKCYAEGHWPSEDKEHNEALSAYCLGKLEEMLKSHAGETAAIVVEPVMQGAAGMVCQPKGFLKGVEQLAKKYDVLLIADEVAVGFGRTGHLFAVDGEHVEPDILCLAKGISGGYLPLAATVVSDEIDRVFAGDDVMERRTLYHGHTYTGNPLACAAALATFDLFEKNDVINHARKSAEMIHERLRELLDHPNILDVRQRGTMVGIELCRSRDDAEPFDFSKRTAAEVCMSMREEGLIIRPLGDIIVLMPMPGMKHENLSRMLDVVVKAIKQWSFEK, from the coding sequence ATGAAGAATTACACAACAGATGAGTGGATTGCTTTGGATCATAAGCATGTGTGGCATCCGTTCACGCCGATGGGGTATTGGCGTGAGCAGAAGCCGTTGGTGATTGAGCGTGGTGAGGGTGATTTTCTGATTGATACAGATGGGAAGCGATACATCGATGGGGTATCGTCGCTGTGGTGTAATGTGCACGGGCATCAGGTCAAAGAGATTGACGATGCGGTGAAGACGCAGCTGGGGAAGATTGCTCACACGACGTTGCTGGGGATGGCCTCGCCGCCGTCGATTGAAGTGGCGAAACGGTTGTCGGAGATGTGTCCGGGACGATTGAACAAAGTGTTTTTCAGTGATGCGGGAGCGACTGCGGTTGAGGTCGCGTTCAAGATGGCGGTTGGATATTGGTTCCATCAAGGGATGCCTGAGAAATGTAAATTTATTGGTTTGGCGGGTGCTTATCATGGGGACACAACGGGGACAATGTCGGTGGGGTATTCAGACCTATTCCATAAGCCGTTTATATCGATGGTGTTTCCGGTGAGTTCGTTTCCGGCACCTGATACATGTCGGCCGCCACACGGCTTTGAGAAGTCAATGCCGAAGTGCTATGCGGAAGGGCATTGGCCGTCGGAAGACAAAGAGCACAATGAGGCGTTGAGTGCTTATTGCTTGGGCAAGCTGGAAGAGATGCTGAAGTCTCACGCTGGCGAGACGGCGGCGATTGTGGTCGAACCCGTGATGCAGGGGGCGGCGGGGATGGTGTGTCAGCCCAAAGGATTCTTGAAGGGGGTTGAGCAACTAGCAAAGAAGTATGATGTGCTTTTGATTGCGGATGAGGTTGCGGTTGGTTTTGGGAGGACGGGTCATCTGTTTGCGGTGGATGGAGAGCATGTTGAGCCAGACATTCTGTGCTTAGCGAAAGGGATTTCGGGTGGGTATTTGCCGTTGGCTGCGACGGTGGTGAGTGATGAGATTGACCGTGTTTTCGCGGGTGATGATGTGATGGAGCGGCGAACGCTATACCACGGACATACCTATACGGGGAATCCATTGGCGTGTGCGGCGGCATTGGCAACGTTTGATTTGTTTGAGAAAAACGATGTGATTAATCATGCGAGGAAATCTGCGGAGATGATTCACGAACGGTTGCGTGAGCTGCTGGATCATCCGAATATTCTGGATGTACGGCAACGCGGCACGATGGTTGGGATTGAGTTGTGTCGATCAAGAGATGATGCTGAGCCGTTTGATTTCTCGAAACGAACGGCTGCAGAAGTGTGCATGTCGATGCGCGAGGAAGGACTGATTATACGGCCACTGGGCGACATCATTGTGTTGATGCCGATGCCGGGAATGAAGCATGAAAATCTGAGCAGGATGTTGGATGTGGTCGTTAAAGCGATCAAGCAGTGGTCGTTTGAAAAATAA
- a CDS encoding helix-turn-helix domain-containing protein, whose product MGTSAQQNLAYRKLCKRLRQWREDADLTQRELGAIFGKPHSYVHKCETGDRRIDPIELIYWCRACNIDPAAAIKQLSKAIK is encoded by the coding sequence ATGGGAACAAGTGCTCAGCAAAATTTAGCGTATAGAAAGTTATGCAAGCGACTTCGGCAATGGCGAGAGGATGCTGATTTAACACAACGTGAACTCGGTGCAATATTTGGCAAACCCCACAGTTACGTTCACAAATGCGAAACCGGCGATCGTCGCATCGACCCCATCGAACTCATCTACTGGTGCCGCGCCTGCAACATCGACCCCGCCGCCGCAATCAAACAGTTATCAAAAGCAATCAAATAA
- the msrB gene encoding peptide-methionine (R)-S-oxide reductase MsrB → MQDKISKSEQEWKEKLTPEQYHVLREKGTERAFTGTYNNSKKHGTYCCAGCGTELFESNTKFDSGSGWPSFFEAISPENVELETDMSHGMVRVEVMCAKCGGHLGHVFNDGPAPSGKRFCINSASLNLNENND, encoded by the coding sequence ATGCAAGACAAGATCAGCAAATCTGAACAGGAATGGAAAGAAAAACTTACACCTGAGCAATACCACGTTCTCCGTGAAAAGGGCACAGAGCGTGCTTTCACCGGAACTTACAACAATAGTAAGAAACATGGCACTTACTGTTGTGCGGGATGCGGGACAGAGCTATTTGAGTCAAATACCAAATTTGACTCAGGCTCAGGCTGGCCGAGCTTCTTCGAAGCCATATCTCCCGAAAATGTCGAGCTTGAAACAGACATGTCGCATGGCATGGTTCGCGTCGAAGTGATGTGCGCGAAATGCGGAGGACATCTCGGACATGTCTTCAATGACGGCCCTGCTCCATCAGGAAAACGATTTTGCATCAACTCTGCTTCGCTCAATCTCAACGAAAACAATGATTAG
- a CDS encoding DUF378 domain-containing protein, producing the protein MISNKNVPRVLNSIPAFLLIIVGINTGLFGLYGIDILSAILDSYPVLGFLSHALVGIAALHLTFYTFFNRYASRDQSSASYDR; encoded by the coding sequence ATGATTTCTAATAAAAACGTGCCTCGTGTTCTTAATTCGATTCCAGCATTTCTTCTAATCATCGTCGGCATTAATACCGGGCTATTCGGCCTTTACGGTATCGATATTTTGTCTGCGATTCTTGATTCGTACCCAGTATTAGGTTTCCTCAGCCATGCCCTTGTTGGGATCGCAGCGTTGCATCTAACCTTCTATACCTTCTTCAACCGATACGCTTCTAGGGATCAATCTTCTGCCTCATACGATCGCTGA
- the groL gene encoding chaperonin GroEL (60 kDa chaperone family; promotes refolding of misfolded polypeptides especially under stressful conditions; forms two stacked rings of heptamers to form a barrel-shaped 14mer; ends can be capped by GroES; misfolded proteins enter the barrel where they are refolded when GroES binds): protein MAAKSIKFDNEAREAIRRGVSKLAKAVKTTLGPSGRVVVLEKSFGSPTVTKDGVTVAKEIELEDALENIGAQMVKEVASKSSKDAGDGTTTATVYAEAIFTEGLKNITAGANANQIKRGIDKAVDALVENLQKQSKKVANSEEVAQVGTCSANQDAAIGQIIADAMDKVGKDGVITVEEGKSLETYVDLVEGMQFDKGYLSPHFVTDPKSMEVEMEDAFVIIHEKKISSAKDLVPILGKIAEAGKPVLIIAEDIDGEALATLVVNRLRGVLRAAAVKAPGFGDRRKEMLNDIATLTGGRAIMEELGIDIEKLELSDLGRVKKVIITKDETTLIEGAGKSSDIKGRIEMIKSQIDATSSDYDREKLQERLAKLSGGVAQINVGAATESEMKEKKARVEDAMHACRAAVQEGILPGGGTAILRARKALDTIEGLIGDEAIGVDIVRRAVVAPVKQIAENAGHDGSVICEKVIAGKQKEGFNALTGEFGDMIKMGVLVPTKVERAALQNAASIAGLLLTTDAVITEIKDDKAAAGAPGMDDMGY from the coding sequence ATGGCTGCAAAGTCAATCAAATTTGATAACGAAGCACGCGAAGCGATTCGTCGCGGCGTGTCTAAGCTTGCAAAGGCTGTTAAAACAACACTCGGCCCATCTGGCCGCGTGGTTGTCTTGGAAAAATCCTTCGGCTCACCAACCGTCACCAAGGACGGCGTAACCGTAGCGAAGGAAATCGAACTCGAAGACGCGCTAGAAAATATCGGCGCTCAGATGGTTAAGGAAGTTGCTTCCAAGTCATCGAAAGATGCTGGCGACGGTACAACGACTGCGACCGTTTATGCTGAAGCGATCTTCACCGAAGGCCTGAAGAATATCACTGCTGGTGCGAATGCAAACCAGATCAAACGCGGCATCGACAAAGCTGTTGACGCTTTGGTCGAAAACCTTCAGAAACAATCCAAGAAGGTTGCGAACTCTGAAGAAGTCGCACAGGTTGGTACATGTTCTGCGAACCAAGATGCTGCTATCGGCCAGATTATTGCTGACGCGATGGACAAGGTTGGTAAAGATGGCGTGATCACAGTTGAAGAAGGCAAGAGCCTTGAAACTTACGTTGATCTCGTTGAAGGTATGCAGTTCGACAAGGGTTACCTGTCGCCACACTTCGTGACTGATCCGAAGTCGATGGAAGTGGAGATGGAAGATGCTTTCGTGATCATTCACGAGAAGAAGATTTCTTCTGCTAAAGATCTCGTCCCAATTCTCGGCAAGATCGCTGAAGCTGGCAAGCCAGTTTTGATCATTGCTGAAGACATTGATGGCGAAGCGCTCGCAACATTGGTCGTGAACCGTTTGCGTGGCGTATTGCGTGCGGCTGCAGTTAAAGCTCCGGGCTTTGGTGATCGTCGTAAGGAAATGTTGAATGACATTGCGACGCTAACAGGCGGCCGCGCGATTATGGAAGAGCTTGGCATTGATATTGAAAAGCTTGAGCTTTCAGATCTTGGCCGTGTAAAGAAGGTCATCATCACGAAGGATGAGACGACTTTGATCGAAGGTGCTGGCAAGTCTTCGGACATAAAGGGCCGCATCGAAATGATCAAATCGCAGATTGATGCGACTAGCTCTGACTATGATCGTGAGAAACTGCAAGAACGTTTGGCGAAGCTGTCAGGCGGCGTGGCTCAGATCAATGTTGGTGCTGCGACTGAGTCTGAAATGAAAGAGAAGAAGGCGCGCGTTGAAGATGCGATGCATGCTTGCCGCGCTGCGGTTCAGGAAGGCATCTTGCCGGGCGGTGGTACCGCGATTCTGCGTGCACGCAAAGCACTCGATACGATCGAAGGTTTGATCGGTGACGAAGCGATCGGCGTTGACATCGTGCGTCGTGCGGTTGTTGCTCCTGTGAAACAGATTGCAGAAAACGCTGGCCATGACGGTTCAGTGATCTGTGAGAAGGTTATTGCGGGCAAGCAGAAGGAAGGGTTTAATGCTCTGACCGGCGAGTTCGGCGATATGATCAAGATGGGTGTTCTCGTTCCAACCAAGGTTGAGCGTGCAGCACTTCAGAATGCTGCCTCAATCGCAGGTCTGCTACTGACCACCGACGCGGTGATCACAGAGATCAAGGACGACAAGGCTGCGGCTGGCGCACCAGGCATGGATGACATGGGTTACTAA
- a CDS encoding MarR family winged helix-turn-helix transcriptional regulator, translating into MSTTNKQPQLIRAFLDSIVTTFQRMRNVGEQLHEDTGISPAMRLIMRVIHEMGPMTVPQIAREKPVSRQVIQKQVKSLIDKGYIEQKANPAHNTSQLLDLTDFGRSELSAMNKRESDIFENIDLVVTEEELMKTIEVIQKVEQHLGSRDWKEFVNQIGAANSQSQNT; encoded by the coding sequence ATGTCCACGACAAACAAACAACCTCAGCTCATCCGAGCATTCCTCGACTCAATCGTCACCACATTCCAGCGTATGCGAAACGTTGGCGAGCAGCTCCATGAAGACACCGGCATCTCCCCCGCCATGCGGCTCATCATGCGTGTCATCCACGAAATGGGCCCGATGACTGTCCCGCAAATCGCACGCGAAAAGCCTGTCTCTCGGCAAGTCATCCAAAAACAGGTCAAATCACTCATCGACAAAGGCTACATCGAGCAAAAAGCCAACCCCGCCCACAACACCTCACAGCTCCTCGATCTTACTGATTTTGGCCGCTCCGAACTTTCCGCTATGAATAAACGTGAGTCTGACATCTTCGAGAATATCGACCTCGTCGTTACCGAAGAAGAGCTCATGAAAACTATCGAAGTGATTCAAAAAGTTGAGCAGCATCTCGGCAGCCGTGACTGGAAAGAGTTCGTCAACCAGATCGGTGCAGCCAACTCACAATCCCAAAACACATAA
- a CDS encoding DNA-binding transcriptional response regulator → MLMINPRIHLDTGKRFGHGGMFDRDEPDQVDADKHRSERGKFNVLLTEDREHAIEHWTHQLPRLLGPQGVEAVVAKNGREAIDISNELEVHAAVIDLATPQDAANRAYTSSGMPGGIWLLEVLSRLPKHPPIVIVNSRTYTPRQIHRFLHDALRLGAFSVINQPVQLEQLLGVIQRIMQRQYNGYWPGSMVDDEPGLDDALNN, encoded by the coding sequence ATGTTGATGATCAATCCGCGCATACATCTTGATACAGGAAAGCGATTTGGGCATGGTGGCATGTTTGATCGCGATGAACCGGATCAGGTTGATGCGGACAAGCATCGTTCTGAGCGTGGAAAGTTCAATGTGCTGCTGACGGAGGATCGTGAGCATGCGATCGAGCATTGGACCCATCAGTTGCCTAGACTGCTCGGGCCACAGGGCGTTGAAGCGGTTGTGGCGAAGAATGGGCGGGAAGCGATCGACATCTCCAATGAACTGGAGGTTCATGCGGCGGTGATTGATCTGGCAACACCACAGGATGCGGCGAATCGTGCGTACACATCATCAGGCATGCCGGGCGGGATTTGGCTGCTTGAGGTGTTGTCGAGGTTGCCGAAGCATCCGCCGATTGTGATTGTAAATTCAAGAACGTACACACCAAGGCAGATTCATCGGTTCCTGCATGATGCTCTGCGGCTGGGCGCATTTTCGGTTATTAATCAGCCGGTACAGTTGGAACAGTTATTGGGTGTGATTCAGCGGATCATGCAACGACAATACAACGGTTACTGGCCGGGGAGTATGGTGGATGATGAACCGGGGTTGGATGACGCATTGAACAATTAA
- a CDS encoding FKBP-type peptidyl-prolyl cis-trans isomerase produces MDMKKLAVSGLLGLVMASAPLLVWAQDGDEAAKPEVNMQDLVAAMPAEVDEAKASYAIGLNLAYQLQSQKDQLEQLGMGINIDEVLKGVQAGLSADEEDWAMTKDEAQTALQAYFQQAMLKQMAEAEKKQAELGKTAGVDASSDFLKKNAEREGVVVLPSGLQYEVIEEGEGDSPTEADTVKVDYEGKLVDGTVFDSSFARGEPIEFPLNGVIKGWTEGLQYMKPGATYMLYIPSDLGYGERGAPPNIPANAALIFKVQLHDVKKASTE; encoded by the coding sequence ATGGACATGAAGAAGTTAGCAGTAAGTGGGTTGCTTGGACTCGTGATGGCGAGCGCTCCACTGCTTGTATGGGCTCAAGACGGTGATGAAGCTGCGAAGCCTGAGGTTAATATGCAGGACTTGGTTGCTGCGATGCCGGCAGAGGTTGATGAAGCGAAGGCAAGCTATGCGATTGGTTTGAATCTTGCGTATCAACTTCAGAGCCAAAAGGATCAGCTTGAGCAATTGGGTATGGGGATCAATATTGATGAAGTCCTCAAAGGTGTTCAAGCTGGGTTGAGTGCCGACGAAGAAGATTGGGCGATGACGAAGGACGAGGCTCAGACTGCATTGCAGGCTTACTTCCAGCAGGCGATGCTGAAGCAGATGGCTGAAGCGGAGAAGAAGCAGGCTGAATTAGGGAAAACGGCAGGCGTTGATGCTAGTTCAGATTTCTTGAAGAAAAATGCTGAGCGTGAAGGTGTTGTCGTGTTGCCTAGTGGTTTGCAGTATGAAGTAATTGAAGAAGGTGAAGGCGATTCGCCGACTGAAGCAGACACGGTGAAGGTAGATTATGAAGGCAAGCTGGTTGATGGGACTGTGTTTGACAGTTCATTTGCACGTGGTGAGCCGATTGAGTTTCCACTGAATGGCGTCATCAAAGGTTGGACTGAGGGCTTACAATACATGAAGCCGGGTGCGACGTATATGTTGTATATTCCGTCGGATCTTGGTTATGGTGAACGCGGTGCTCCGCCGAACATCCCTGCGAATGCTGCTTTGATATTCAAAGTTCAGTTGCATGATGTGAAAAAAGCTTCGACTGAATAA
- a CDS encoding cupin domain-containing protein: MHECQDGNWLDVQGLGERLPKELFETICKGSKGFRLERIVSEGQASPEGFWYEQEQAEWVMIVQGEAGLLFADADQERVMRAGDYVYIEPCRRHRVTWTSPTEKTIWLAIFFDT; encoded by the coding sequence ATGCATGAATGTCAGGATGGAAATTGGCTGGATGTACAGGGGCTTGGCGAGAGGCTGCCGAAAGAACTGTTTGAAACTATCTGCAAAGGCTCCAAAGGATTTCGCTTGGAGCGAATTGTGTCAGAGGGGCAGGCTTCGCCGGAGGGGTTCTGGTACGAGCAGGAGCAGGCAGAATGGGTGATGATCGTTCAGGGTGAGGCGGGATTATTATTTGCGGATGCAGATCAAGAGCGCGTAATGAGGGCGGGCGATTATGTTTATATTGAGCCTTGCAGACGGCACCGGGTGACGTGGACTAGCCCGACAGAGAAGACGATCTGGTTGGCAATATTCTTTGACACTTAA
- a CDS encoding UDP-2,3-diacylglucosamine diphosphatase translates to MKLKYRTVFISDIHLGSNGSQAKEAAKFLKCVDCEKLYLVGDIIDMWRLKQRWYWPAEHNEVVRRILKMIKRGTEVVFVPGNHDEAARQYYGLEFGGVKVEPFVVHDGGDGKRYLVTHGDQYDLVVKHSRFLSVLGSVAYEWLIRINTWYNKCRALLGYKYWSVSAYMKLKVKHACTFISRFEERLIAEARRQELDGVICGHIHHSDRIEDEDVVYLNCGDWVESCTAIVEDSTGRMEIVNGLDIVQEWEIEKELRRKEKLAQLEMAGECAMDMAEELDVDWEEDDEEEGEMLLPMGGRWRYLLKK, encoded by the coding sequence ATGAAGCTGAAATACCGAACGGTTTTTATCTCGGACATTCATTTGGGTAGTAATGGAAGCCAAGCGAAAGAGGCAGCCAAGTTTTTGAAATGTGTTGATTGTGAGAAACTGTATTTGGTGGGTGACATTATCGATATGTGGCGGCTGAAGCAGCGGTGGTATTGGCCTGCTGAGCATAACGAAGTTGTGCGGCGAATCTTGAAGATGATTAAGCGGGGGACAGAAGTGGTATTTGTGCCGGGGAATCATGATGAGGCGGCAAGGCAGTATTATGGTTTGGAGTTTGGTGGTGTGAAGGTTGAGCCGTTTGTGGTGCACGATGGTGGAGATGGAAAGAGATACTTGGTGACACACGGAGATCAGTATGATCTGGTGGTCAAGCACTCAAGATTTTTATCGGTGCTGGGGAGCGTGGCATACGAGTGGTTGATACGAATCAATACTTGGTACAACAAATGTCGTGCATTATTGGGGTATAAATACTGGTCAGTGTCAGCTTACATGAAGTTAAAGGTAAAGCATGCTTGCACTTTTATTAGTCGTTTTGAAGAAAGGTTGATTGCTGAGGCTAGAAGGCAGGAGTTGGATGGTGTGATTTGTGGGCATATTCATCATAGCGATCGGATTGAGGATGAGGATGTGGTTTACCTGAATTGCGGAGATTGGGTGGAGAGTTGTACTGCGATAGTCGAGGATTCGACGGGGCGGATGGAGATTGTTAACGGGCTAGACATAGTCCAGGAATGGGAGATTGAGAAAGAACTGAGACGGAAGGAGAAGCTGGCTCAGTTGGAAATGGCGGGGGAATGTGCTATGGATATGGCGGAAGAGTTAGATGTGGATTGGGAGGAAGATGATGAAGAGGAGGGAGAGATGCTGCTGCCAATGGGAGGGCGGTGGCGATATCTTTTGAAGAAGTAG
- a CDS encoding WG repeat-containing protein, translated as MQMQRFISLILLFATLLCTHAHAQINDDFQQIFGSKYVGDGAYLKKAEWDDHFYPININNKWGYINQRGEITIFPQFDWADVQYAGIMRIVVGGRTGFITYNSGSGQIEWLVQPIYAWADHFAEGVAIISDGNKYGFINRIGIQTVPLELDGALRYREGLAAFQKGNLIGYMNRVGKVMIPAKFDLAHSFSENVAVARTSTRSSKTLGYIDRKGEFVYTVKNNQFDTLSSFSDGLAAIEKNGLWGFINRKYELVTEPQFEQVRPYFSDFAAVRKNGKWGYINKEGKTVIEPQYDEAYDFQEVLAMIKVNNKYGFINREGENIIPPQFADALPYYFDTARISQFPNFGYIDIEGSIIWDPRSPHDGIYNLNDNKKRMKAPTKRSQASIPYKQDHIYQDKLPKERDNSKSRSRSRRNRRR; from the coding sequence ATGCAAATGCAACGATTCATTTCGCTAATCCTGTTATTCGCCACATTGTTGTGTACACACGCGCACGCTCAGATTAATGATGATTTTCAGCAAATCTTTGGCAGCAAGTACGTAGGTGATGGAGCGTATCTCAAAAAAGCCGAATGGGATGACCATTTTTACCCCATTAATATCAACAATAAATGGGGATATATTAATCAACGCGGTGAAATCACCATCTTCCCACAATTCGATTGGGCTGACGTCCAATACGCAGGCATCATGCGCATCGTTGTCGGTGGCCGAACGGGATTTATCACTTACAACTCCGGCAGTGGCCAAATTGAATGGCTCGTTCAACCCATCTACGCATGGGCCGACCATTTTGCAGAGGGCGTTGCCATTATCTCCGATGGCAACAAATACGGCTTCATCAATAGAATCGGCATCCAAACAGTTCCACTCGAACTAGATGGTGCATTAAGATACAGAGAAGGATTAGCCGCTTTCCAAAAAGGCAATCTCATCGGTTACATGAACCGTGTCGGCAAAGTAATGATCCCTGCTAAATTTGACCTCGCGCATTCATTCTCAGAAAACGTTGCGGTTGCACGCACATCAACGAGATCTAGCAAAACACTTGGCTACATCGATCGCAAAGGTGAATTCGTTTACACAGTCAAGAACAATCAATTCGATACGCTTTCGAGCTTCTCAGATGGCTTGGCTGCCATTGAAAAAAATGGCTTATGGGGTTTCATTAACCGTAAATACGAGTTAGTCACAGAACCTCAATTCGAGCAAGTTCGCCCATATTTCAGCGACTTTGCAGCCGTCAGGAAAAACGGTAAATGGGGTTACATCAACAAAGAAGGCAAGACAGTCATCGAGCCACAATACGACGAAGCTTATGACTTCCAAGAAGTTCTTGCCATGATTAAGGTCAATAACAAATACGGCTTCATCAACCGTGAAGGTGAAAATATCATCCCACCACAGTTTGCTGATGCCCTGCCCTATTACTTTGACACCGCACGCATTTCACAATTCCCCAATTTCGGTTACATCGATATCGAAGGCAGCATCATTTGGGATCCACGATCACCTCATGACGGTATCTACAATCTCAACGACAACAAAAAGCGAATGAAGGCACCGACTAAACGTAGCCAAGCCAGTATTCCTTACAAGCAAGACCACATCTACCAAGACAAATTGCCTAAAGAACGAGACAATTCAAAAAGCCGTTCACGTTCTCGCAGAAATCGAAGACGATAA
- a CDS encoding GatB/YqeY domain-containing protein, translating into MSMIAVIKQRVRKAMLERNELEKSILKVALGDLETEASRSVDPMTNERCEKIIRKMVKSSNETISLTKDKAMAERCKAEIVILETLLPKTLTVDEIVAELESVKDNVVAAGNDGQAMGVAMKHLKVAEHAVEGKNVNAAIRAIRG; encoded by the coding sequence ATGAGCATGATCGCAGTGATCAAACAACGTGTCCGCAAAGCCATGCTGGAACGAAACGAACTCGAAAAAAGTATCCTCAAAGTCGCACTGGGTGATTTGGAAACCGAAGCTAGTCGTTCTGTCGATCCGATGACCAACGAGCGTTGCGAAAAAATCATCCGTAAGATGGTGAAGTCATCTAACGAAACGATTAGTCTTACAAAAGACAAGGCGATGGCAGAGAGATGCAAAGCCGAGATCGTGATTTTAGAAACGCTTCTGCCCAAGACTTTAACCGTTGATGAAATCGTTGCTGAGCTCGAATCCGTGAAGGATAATGTGGTTGCTGCAGGCAATGATGGTCAAGCCATGGGCGTAGCAATGAAGCATCTCAAAGTAGCTGAGCATGCTGTTGAAGGTAAGAATGTGAATGCTGCCATTCGAGCAATCCGAGGCTAA
- a CDS encoding transposase, protein MNCGQNHHLFHVILHTYGSWLPGDPKGFRAVKHKKHCEGDWKNPPPNGLHNGLLNYSQSISNPVVSLNIAQRRIVAEAIADNLNHQGAKISICSVSEQHAHLLGEFPIDEVHYKPQINQYMQRCKTWAAKRLRDADEWGGGTLWAQGSKVVRINDRRHWDNVYAYIKRHVNEHAYIYQCL, encoded by the coding sequence ATGAATTGCGGGCAAAATCATCATCTCTTCCATGTTATTCTTCATACTTATGGCTCATGGTTGCCGGGAGATCCGAAAGGGTTCCGAGCGGTTAAACATAAAAAGCACTGTGAGGGGGATTGGAAAAATCCGCCGCCGAATGGTTTACATAATGGACTGCTGAACTATAGCCAATCTATCAGTAATCCTGTCGTCTCACTGAATATAGCGCAAAGGCGAATTGTTGCTGAAGCTATTGCGGATAATTTAAATCATCAAGGCGCTAAAATATCAATCTGTTCAGTTTCAGAACAGCATGCACATCTATTGGGTGAATTTCCAATCGACGAAGTACATTACAAACCACAAATCAATCAATACATGCAACGCTGCAAAACATGGGCGGCAAAACGATTGAGAGATGCAGACGAATGGGGCGGTGGTACATTGTGGGCACAGGGGAGCAAGGTCGTCAGAATTAATGATCGGCGGCATTGGGACAATGTTTATGCGTACATCAAGCGCCACGTCAATGAGCATGCGTATATTTATCAGTGTTTGTAG
- a CDS encoding RNHCP domain-containing protein produces the protein MSRKQRKNKQFYCIHCRQPISADAYGTKHRNHCPFCLWSKHVDELPGDRNCACQSAMRPIAVETRGDGEWAIVHRCEGCGEMKANRIAGDDDELQLLGLILRPLTAAPFPIDHLPMRGPMIPYK, from the coding sequence ATGTCGAGAAAACAACGTAAAAACAAGCAGTTTTATTGTATTCATTGCAGGCAACCGATCAGTGCAGACGCGTATGGAACGAAGCACCGAAACCATTGCCCGTTTTGTTTGTGGTCAAAGCATGTCGACGAGTTGCCGGGCGATCGAAATTGCGCCTGTCAGAGCGCGATGCGCCCGATCGCAGTAGAAACGCGAGGTGATGGAGAATGGGCGATCGTCCACCGATGTGAAGGGTGCGGGGAGATGAAGGCGAATCGCATTGCAGGCGATGATGATGAATTACAGCTATTGGGATTGATTTTAAGGCCGCTCACGGCTGCACCATTCCCAATCGATCACTTACCTATGAGAGGGCCAATGATCCCCTATAAATAA
- the groES gene encoding co-chaperone GroES, with amino-acid sequence MKVRPLGDKILVKRLEAEEKTASGIFLPESAKEKPQQATVIAVGDGKLLKNGERASFSVKVGDTIILNKWGGTEVKIDGEEYMVMAEDEVLATVG; translated from the coding sequence ATGAAAGTTAGACCACTCGGCGACAAGATCCTCGTCAAGCGTCTGGAAGCTGAAGAGAAAACAGCATCAGGCATTTTCCTCCCTGAATCAGCAAAAGAAAAACCACAACAGGCCACTGTGATCGCAGTTGGTGATGGCAAGCTGCTCAAGAACGGCGAGCGTGCATCATTCTCAGTCAAAGTCGGCGACACCATCATCCTCAACAAGTGGGGCGGTACGGAAGTCAAGATTGACGGCGAAGAATACATGGTCATGGCTGAGGACGAAGTCCTGGCAACCGTCGGCTAA